A region of the Cannabis sativa cultivar Pink pepper isolate KNU-18-1 chromosome 3, ASM2916894v1, whole genome shotgun sequence genome:
tttatatgtgtttaatttatcgttttagaaagttcttatttaggatgttaataaacatacttgtgagtagatctaagatcctggtaaaataatttccaacagagctATCATTCTATGGCAAGGTACGGAATCAGAAGAAGGATTAGCACGAAGACGAGGGTGGacttcgtgcagaagttgaagcagttTCTGGTCGATTTGATGCTCGGGCTCCCAAGACTCACCAGGGTTCATCTAGAAAAGACAACAcgcaagatgagtgttggacggagtatCAAGCGAAAagacaagcaaatatgccgaccaggagtacccaACAGATTAAAAGAACGATCATGTTCAAAGAAAAGtctaaactcaagaagtcagaaagtttttcttgagttagggcaaaaaagttcatgaagcttgaaGAAAGCAGAATGGAAAACAGACGCAATGCAGTTCTAAAACAAGCCTTACGGCTGAAATCTAACGCAAGGACATGGAAAAGAAGAGTCGCAGAAGTttcaaaccctagggtttcctacagTGTTCTTTCTACAACAAAGATACATTCAAAAGCACAAGCATGCAAAGGAAAAACATAAAGGGagtcagaaacttactcaaagattcaaGTGTCTGAATTCAAGCAAGCCTGAAATCGTCTGAAAGCTCTTCAGCAACTTTGAAGCctgaaaactctctctttttgcTCTGAAGTTTGCTTCACAAcgaagggtgatgaaatgaggaaatgtgccagtactccaagtatttataggcgaaagggtaactgtacgtaaaggaaccttagacgcctcgaCTTCCTGCCTTGAAagcaaatatgggaaatcaaaataatcgagtgcaaccgtcagccgtggagagagaaattcggattttcaaaatattaattgttagaGCATTAATTAACCGAAAactgaagggacgcccagtcagcttcacattGAATCTCGAACAgtcatgctcgacacgtgtccccttACCAAGGCAGAGCCAACTCGGAATAAGTCTATACGCAACCTCGGAGGTCCCgcacagacttggggggcaaatgttatcccaaaattggcactctgacgtggcatcacaagaatggtgacacgtggcatcaacttagagcacctggtcggatgagcatgccgagcaggatgcctcgctggcatgtccatgattgaatactcaacgagccgtgcagaatgagcaacacttagcgaattcaaccaagcacttcgtgagtcaccagatcaatccctataactcagggatcaacttgcatggatgtggcatacacacgattccactatcggtgtatacagcctcaatcccacgatcctagcattcaacaatgatcacacgatctttgtgTTTATGGGCTTTGTAATGAGAGAGGGAACtcctcctcctcaagtttctttCCCTATAAATaatgaggaatgttcactgggcaatgGGGACGAAAACTGTAAAACAGAGATCATACGCCGAAAcactataagctaaggctatctaagaattatatattcagagatactattgtaagagctataagaaaagaaatcttcttccttatcttaagtcaatacaactaacgaggattaggctattaccgaactgcttggggctgaacctctataaaatttatgtgtcttcttattattattatttgctttattacgtattcttattacgacacatcgtttatcgcttataaaaaaagaatcattgtcattggctaaaagcgaagtcaacacatagaaaaaaaatatatgatattaTATGAGTATAATAGGTAAAGAAATTAACACCTAATaatgtaaaaaagaaaatttttaaaaaatattaaggctaatttttgaaaattatttttagtttatatttttttttaatattgggatcatttataattttgtgcggtgaaaataaaattttccatAAATATAAAGCAAGTTacacaaacataactttataaatataatttttttaaaaaatttataaatttctcactttcattatatgtttttttttatatataaatatatattttaaaaaattataattaatcaaataaatatgatattaaatatatatatttaaattatgctGAGCGATTTTATTTTCTAGTTTAACATATGATAAACTAATGTGTGGCCATGTGTACTCTAATTAGCACTTAATAGAATTATGTAGTATTTAACAACCCAAAAGTCAAAACtgcaacaaaataataatgaaagagggttttattattattattttttttaattgtggtCATATGTGTAACAATCATAATATTAAAAGAATTCCgtcacaaatatttttttttaatttttagacacTTAACCCctgatcttttatttttattttttttggaatcAATTTGATCCTGATCTTTTGTTTTGGTGGCGATATCTccttaattttacttttttttacaaatttgaaatcttagttaaattttattattcaatggCAACAGAAATCACTACTATGTACACTTATGTACATATAACGGTAAAACTTCGAagctaataaaaatatattatgtaaaaatgtacacaataataatttaattaatatttaatagtgaGATTTAATctcaaatttacaaaataaaaaatagagggtattaaaaaaaaaaaataaataaataaattataaaattaaaacacaAGGGATGCCGATCCCAATATAAAattatgtttgaaaaaaaataaataaataaaattataaataatgatTATGGGGCTTTTGCGTACACGGCTAAAATTGTGAAGGCTCTTCTTACAATACAAGCCAAGCTTATCCCTGAGAGATTATTAACTCAACATAAAATATCATTGCTTCCAAAATTGAAACTCTATCCACATTTCATCGTATAAACCAAAACAACATTTTAAAACACCACTTTTTTCAAAAAGAACACTAAAGTAGAAActaggaaataaaataatatgttgtTCGGACCCGCGCTCCATTCGGATATTCGATCCGTGGCAGCATTAGCATTTGGCAACAGGGAAGTGTCGAACCCGGGTTTCCTACCCGACCCGACTCCTTGTCCTGGGAGTAGGACTCGGAGGTGGAGCTTGCGAGTGAGAGCTTCCTCTATTGGCGCGGCGGTGGACAAGAGTAAGGACAACCGCTTTTCCATTTGTACGGCTGACGAGCTTCACTTTGTCAAGCCTCCCAACTCCGACTGGAGCCTCGCCCTATGGCGCTTTCTCCCCTCTCCAGAGGTgaacagttatttatttatttacgaattatatatatatatttcgaatTTCTAAGtcatatatgttatttatatcTGGTGTATGAATGAACAGGCGGTGGCAAAGAATCATCCATTGTTGTTGCTGTCAGGGATCGCCACAAATGCCATTGGATACGATCTCTCTCCTCAGGTATATATTTGTTTACTTTCTTTTGGGGTCTCGAACTGATTGTGActtgtaataaatatattttttaaaacaggATCAAAGAGGATAACTAGCGGCTAATCACTGTCGtgctattttttatttgataaagttgttgattactatttttttatctttgtttCATCTGATTCAGTCTCCAATCGATCCAATTATTGCAAGTTCTTAAATTTTGTCATTTCTTgctcaattttttcatttttcacacTCACTTGCACACACTATCTACAcacaattaaaaaatgaaaagtaaTGTGCTTCccgtatataattttatatatatatatatatatatatatatatatatataatgagagAGATGATATGGATACACAAATAGAATTACGTTTAAAACGGAGGTGACAACTGTTTTTTTTCCTTGCACATTTTACGTTTGAATGAAAATGATTTGGTGTTTTCTATTTGGAAGGTATAAGAGATTCAAAGGTCATGTTATCATACCCTGTCCCTGTAACTGTAATAACTCCTTCAGAGGTTTTGATACTTTTAGAGGACATACCATCCATGTAATTATAATTTTCTGTTTATTAGTAGAAGGGAAAATGTTTATGCTGATGGTCTCGCTCAAAGTGCTAGAGTTTTTACTCTTAATGCTGGATATCGCTAGAGGGTCCCCTAGTGTGGTTTCCATTAGTTTGTTTTGATTTCATTGAATAGATCGTTCCagcaataaagaaaaaaaaaactgtaataACTCCTACCATATGTGGTCTTTTTTTCCTGATTAAGCATTTCTCTTTAGAGATAATAATGTATATTCCTGGTTGTATAGCATTAAATGAGAAAAAATAGTCTCTGAATATTTGCTTGCTTGTATACCAATTGATAAGTGTGTCGGACTGATTCCAGAACTCATTTGCTCGATGTATGTCGAAAAATGGATATGATACATGGATTCTGGAAGTCAGGGGTTCTGGGTTGAGCACACTTGGATTGGTGGACTTGCACAAAGATAATGACTCTCTCAACAGTGTGTCTGAGAACATAACGAGTTCCTCATTTAGTTATGGTCAAAATGGTGGTTTTGCGGATTCGGACATCTACTCTGCCAGAAGAAGTTGGACCTATATGGTCTCGGATCAACTGCAATTGATGGCAAAGCTGAGAAAAACAGCTATGCCTTCATCTGGGAGATCATCGAACTTTGTAAATAAGGGTTGGTGAAGCAGTTTTCTTTTGATCGAGATTATTAGTAATTAGATATCTTACATCATTTTATGAAGCGTATTATGCAAGGATTGAACTTGCAGGGTTATTAGAAGCACATCAAAACTCTGTTAACGCTACCGGAGTTACAGGAATGAAACAATGGCTCGTAGATATCATGAGACAAAGTCAAAGATTATTCCCTGAACAGTTTATGGACCTGCAGGAGAACATTTCTGCTACACTTGAAGATTTGCAGCAACAGTTTGAGTTAATCTTTAAATATGACTGGGATTTCGATAACTTCCTGGAAGAAGATGTGCCTGCTGCGGTGAGGTGACATTTCTTAGTATTAACAAGATGGCGTATTTTTATTGTGGCATGTTTCTTAGTCTCTgataaaataaacttagaaaTTATGTTTTTCGGGCCTATATTCATTTTACAATATTCAAGCTTATTGTATACTTGTATATCTTCACAACTAAATAATTTTACCATAAATTAAAATCCCACATTGACCAAGTATAGGATTGGTTGCCTGTTAATAACTAGTTAGACACCCTTCACCAATATGCTAGTTTGTAGGGAGTGCTTAATTGTTTATATCGCCAtgtatatgaaaaaaatttccATGTGTTGaacaaatcattttttttttcctttggtgAGAATTTCAGCTTAATTCACTTTCAAAGCATTACTTTAGTAGTGTTCAATATATCTGAAACTTTCCTTCTTTTATCAAAGATGGAGTACATAAGAGCTCACTGCAAACCAAAAGATGGCAAATTGCATGCAATTGGTCACTCAATGGGCGGTATTTTGTTGTATGCGATGATCTCTCGATGCTGTAAGTTCCAAAGCTAACTTTTACTGCAATCACCTATAAATTCGTTACCTTAGTTACATTCTTTGGAGCAACTccattcttattattatttcagtTTTCTATTGTACTCAGTTGGCATAATCTTTGGGATTTTACTATTAACTAAGTGAATATAGTACTAATGTCTTTGATAAAATCGGAGCTCATTGTAAAAACTCTTCACTAATTATTCATgctcaaaataaacaatttttgGTAAACTTTGTAAATGATAAcctgtagatttttttttttttcacaattctCCAATTTGATCAGACATCCAAATGACTTCTGATAGTATTGGAAGACTGCAACAGAGGGACATATGAAGAATTCTAATATAGATAATTGACTACCTGTTTGATGCATCTGTCTAATTCAGTAACTGACCAGAGTGTTTTAGATGTTAAGATCCTTCATCATGTTGGAACTCTCTTTTTACATAAATGTTATAAAATCAGACTAAGGCTAAGTCTAAAGGATGGTGCAGAAACTGCTTCTACTGGCTTTTATATGGTCTGGTTATAGAACTCACTACTTCAGCTAAACATTGATTGGCATACTCACCCCAAATGAGCTTCAACAATTTCTCAATGACACTGGAGTTTTAATGTCCTAAACTTTTAGGACATCACCGTGTTCTATCTCATGACATTATAGTACTATAACTAAGCTTCTTAATGTCATTTTATCATTATAAGCAATGCTAAATTTCGAGAAGTAATTATTGGTAAACAAAAATGCAAGAATTCTTGTACTTGGTTCAAAGTCTTCTAACCTCGAAGATCACTTACATTACAGGTGCCAACTTTGCCTCTAATTCACTAATCATCAAGAAATAGAGACAATCTTAGTTTACTGTAATAATCACATTTTCTgtgcaattactaaataattagtatgcatttttttttctccttctcATATAATTGAGATTGGTgccttttgaatttttattggtGAAGACCTATGTGAAAACTGAACTCAGTTTGTCCGTAATATGTCTTCTTTTGACTAAATATTATCGGGTGATAATCTGTCGCGTTTTTAAGGTTCTGAGGAGAAGGATTGCAAATTGGCATCAGTTACTACTTTGGCATCATCACTAGACTACACGTCTTCAAGATCATCACTCAAATTACTTTTACCCTTGGTGAGTAAAATGAAGTTATTATGACTCACTTACTTTAGtactactaataaaataaatatggtATAAGAAATTATTGCTTTACTCTGGACTGCAGGCAGACCCTGCACAAGCTCTAAATGTTCCTGCAATTCCAGTTGGGGCAATAATTTCAGCTATTCATCCTTTAACATCCTATCCTCCTTATCTTTTGTCTTGGCTGAAATCTCAAATTTCTGCTCAAGAGATGATGCGGCAAGAATTGTACGAAAAGCTTGTTTTGAACAACTTTTGTAAGTGTAGAAACTTTTTGATTTTGTATTTTCAATCTCCATTTGTAAGTTGAGCCTATTGTGTTGGGTTCCCAATTCATTGTTGTtgcaaatgttttttttttattatttttgaaaaaaaataataattatttatcacTATTTAATAAGCATTTGATAAGCTGTTCAGGTACCATACCTGCCAAGCTTTTGTTGCAGCTAACATCAGCTTTTCAGAAGGGTGGCTTACGTGATAGGAGTGGAACGTTTTTCTACAAGGATCATCTCCACAAAACCAATGTCCCTATTTTAGCCATTGGCGGAGATCAAGACCTTATATGTCCTCCAGAAGCTGTTTA
Encoded here:
- the LOC115710003 gene encoding uncharacterized protein LOC115710003, with protein sequence MLFGPALHSDIRSVAALAFGNREVSNPGFLPDPTPCPGSRTRRWSLRVRASSIGAAVDKSKDNRFSICTADELHFVKPPNSDWSLALWRFLPSPEAVAKNHPLLLLSGIATNAIGYDLSPQNSFARCMSKNGYDTWILEVRGSGLSTLGLVDLHKDNDSLNSVSENITSSSFSYGQNGGFADSDIYSARRSWTYMVSDQLQLMAKLRKTAMPSSGRSSNFVNKGLLEAHQNSVNATGVTGMKQWLVDIMRQSQRLFPEQFMDLQENISATLEDLQQQFELIFKYDWDFDNFLEEDVPAAMEYIRAHCKPKDGKLHAIGHSMGGILLYAMISRCCSEEKDCKLASVTTLASSLDYTSSRSSLKLLLPLADPAQALNVPAIPVGAIISAIHPLTSYPPYLLSWLKSQISAQEMMRQELYEKLVLNNFCTIPAKLLLQLTSAFQKGGLRDRSGTFFYKDHLHKTNVPILAIGGDQDLICPPEAVYETAKLIPEHMLTFKIVGEPEGPHYAHYDVVGSHLAANQVYPHIIEFLNDHDMT